The Desulfobulbaceae bacterium DB1 genome includes a region encoding these proteins:
- a CDS encoding peptidase M20 — protein MTISFKADRHLIHWMTDIRREIHRYPELAFHEFRTADLLADKLDELGIPCTKGVAGTGIAAAIGDNIDNGSTVALRADMDALPITEETGLPFASRNPGVMHACGHDGHMAILLGAAALLKKQPSLPGRVVLLFQPAEEDEGGARKMIAEGALSGVNAIFSGHIERHFAVGEIAVQPGIICAFTDDFIINVRGSGGHAAKPHESPDCIVAACSLVTSMQTLVSRETNPVYPAVVTVGKFNGGTASNVIAGHVTLEGTIRTTLPEARERIFSGIRRMVDAVQHLYGVTAEIEVTTGYPPVVNDPHAAEIARSAALATVGERGVKSQPYPSLGGEDFSFFLQQVPGCFARFGARRDDLASGNPHSSTFDFDEGVLPIAAEYLARCALLFLQQKKPT, from the coding sequence ATGACGATTTCCTTCAAGGCAGACCGACACCTCATTCACTGGATGACCGATATCCGTCGGGAGATCCATCGTTATCCGGAACTTGCCTTCCATGAATTCCGCACGGCGGACTTGCTGGCGGACAAACTCGACGAACTTGGCATCCCCTGCACAAAAGGGGTCGCGGGAACCGGAATAGCGGCAGCCATTGGTGACAACATTGACAATGGATCAACCGTGGCGCTCCGGGCCGACATGGACGCCCTGCCGATCACGGAAGAAACGGGACTGCCCTTTGCCTCGCGCAACCCGGGGGTGATGCATGCCTGCGGCCATGACGGCCACATGGCCATTCTTCTGGGGGCCGCGGCCCTGCTCAAAAAACAGCCGTCACTGCCGGGCCGTGTCGTTCTTCTTTTTCAGCCTGCCGAGGAGGATGAGGGGGGGGCGCGGAAGATGATAGCGGAAGGAGCGCTCAGCGGGGTCAACGCAATCTTCTCCGGCCACATCGAACGCCATTTCGCCGTTGGTGAAATTGCCGTGCAGCCCGGCATTATCTGCGCCTTTACCGATGATTTCATCATCAATGTCCGGGGTTCCGGCGGTCACGCGGCCAAACCGCATGAAAGCCCGGACTGCATTGTCGCCGCCTGCTCGCTGGTTACCAGCATGCAGACCCTTGTCTCCCGTGAAACAAACCCGGTTTACCCGGCGGTGGTCACGGTCGGCAAATTTAACGGGGGAACCGCCTCAAATGTGATTGCCGGTCATGTCACGCTTGAGGGGACCATCCGCACCACTTTGCCGGAAGCCAGGGAAAGAATTTTTAGCGGCATCCGCAGAATGGTCGACGCGGTCCAGCATCTCTATGGGGTCACGGCGGAGATAGAAGTGACAACCGGATATCCGCCGGTAGTCAATGACCCGCACGCCGCGGAAATTGCCAGAAGCGCGGCCCTGGCAACGGTCGGTGAGCGAGGAGTCAAAAGCCAGCCTTATCCGAGTCTCGGCGGGGAGGATTTTTCTTTTTTTCTCCAGCAGGTTCCCGGCTGCTTTGCCCGTTTCGGGGCACGACGGGATGATCTCGCAAGCGGCAATCCCCACAGTTCAACATTTGATTTTGATGAAGGGGTGCTGCCCATTGCCGCCGAATATCTTGCCCGCTGCGCGCTTCTCTTTCTCCAGCAAAAAAAGCCGACATAA
- a CDS encoding 23S rRNA (uracil-5-)-methyltransferase RumA, with translation MAFPVTIEKLIIGGQGLGHLPDGKVVLVPGVLPEEEVVVASVDSKKSFVQARLVDVVKPSSLRTEPPCPYYGKCGGCDFQYVHPAHQAELKNRILQEQLHRSGFGSRYPSFLQPPLPAAGSFRYRQRIRLHVDQSGRPGFLRHQSHQVEPITSCLLARPELNDALSFLVSGPSWRKIASLVDEIELLLSPEDEKVVVIFHLSRKTRPAEKKIFREIAAGHELIKSVLVFAAGAGMIDSLPGRQCGPEKPLLLFSLPLPDGNLRMTVEPGGFSQVNLEQNENLIGLLRDWAMVNKTGRVLDLFCGMGNFSLPLAGSVGSVTGMDLQRSAIRSAVRNAEINAITNCAFSQNSSLEGVRQLAENGEKFDLVLLDPPRQGCAEVIAFLPALAAAQILYISCDPATLCRDLLLLEKQGYLIEKMKMVDMFPQTHHLETIVSLKVSLVG, from the coding sequence ATGGCCTTTCCCGTTACCATTGAAAAATTGATAATCGGCGGTCAGGGGCTGGGGCATCTTCCTGACGGGAAGGTGGTTCTCGTTCCCGGTGTTCTGCCCGAGGAAGAAGTCGTCGTCGCATCGGTTGACAGCAAGAAAAGTTTTGTTCAGGCCCGTCTGGTTGACGTCGTTAAGCCGTCATCCTTGCGGACCGAGCCGCCCTGCCCGTACTACGGCAAATGCGGCGGCTGTGATTTTCAGTACGTTCATCCGGCACACCAGGCGGAACTGAAGAACCGGATTCTCCAGGAACAGCTCCATCGCAGCGGATTCGGTTCCCGTTATCCGAGTTTTCTGCAGCCGCCGCTGCCCGCGGCCGGGTCATTTCGTTATCGGCAGCGGATCAGGCTGCATGTGGATCAAAGCGGCAGGCCGGGATTTCTCCGCCATCAATCGCATCAGGTGGAACCGATCACCAGTTGCCTTCTTGCCCGTCCGGAGTTAAATGATGCGCTTTCCTTCCTTGTTTCCGGGCCGTCGTGGCGGAAAATCGCCTCGCTGGTTGATGAAATCGAGCTGCTGCTCAGTCCGGAGGATGAAAAGGTTGTTGTGATTTTTCATCTTTCGCGGAAAACCAGACCGGCCGAGAAAAAGATTTTTCGCGAAATAGCCGCGGGCCATGAGCTTATCAAGAGTGTGCTGGTTTTTGCGGCAGGAGCCGGGATGATTGATTCCTTGCCCGGCCGGCAATGCGGCCCGGAAAAACCTTTGCTGCTCTTTTCTCTTCCCTTGCCCGACGGCAATCTGCGGATGACGGTCGAGCCCGGCGGCTTCAGTCAGGTCAATCTGGAGCAGAATGAGAATCTGATTGGTCTGCTGCGTGACTGGGCGATGGTCAATAAAACAGGACGTGTGCTTGATCTCTTTTGCGGCATGGGCAATTTTTCCCTTCCCCTGGCCGGAAGTGTCGGGTCTGTTACGGGAATGGATCTGCAGCGATCGGCCATCCGCAGCGCTGTCAGGAATGCTGAGATCAACGCCATTACAAATTGCGCCTTCAGCCAGAACTCTTCTTTGGAAGGAGTCCGGCAGTTGGCTGAAAACGGGGAAAAATTCGACCTGGTTCTTCTTGATCCCCCCCGGCAGGGATGCGCGGAGGTGATTGCCTTTCTGCCGGCCCTTGCGGCCGCGCAGATACTCTACATCTCCTGCGATCCGGCCACCCTGTGCCGTGATCTGCTCCTGCTTGAAAAACAGGGGTACCTGATAGAAAAAATGAAGATGGTGGACATGTTTCCCCAGACCCATCATCTGGAAACCATCGTTTCCCTGAAAGTATCGCTCGTCGGCTAG
- a CDS encoding 3-isopropylmalate dehydratase: MKTFGGPALFLDRSDINTDEIIPAKYLTENSKSALKPYILEDLKLEGFDPAADVKNAGVVVTRSNFGCGSSREHAVWVFEVNDINVVIGESFARIFRQNMFNCGMLAIELKKEDIDTLFSLGKDVMISIDLEKETITAKGSREFTCGFSLNSFDRDLVMAGGWLAYADKKY; the protein is encoded by the coding sequence ATGAAAACATTTGGTGGTCCGGCCCTTTTTCTGGACAGAAGCGATATCAATACCGACGAGATCATTCCGGCGAAATATCTGACCGAGAATTCCAAGTCGGCTTTGAAGCCTTACATCCTTGAAGACCTGAAGCTGGAGGGTTTTGATCCTGCTGCTGATGTCAAAAATGCAGGAGTGGTTGTCACCCGTTCCAATTTCGGCTGCGGTTCATCCCGGGAACACGCGGTCTGGGTGTTTGAGGTCAATGATATCAATGTGGTCATCGGCGAGAGTTTTGCCAGGATTTTCCGGCAGAACATGTTCAACTGCGGCATGCTGGCCATTGAGCTGAAAAAAGAAGATATCGACACCCTTTTTTCCCTCGGCAAGGATGTAATGATCTCCATTGACCTCGAAAAGGAAACGATAACCGCGAAAGGCAGCCGGGAGTTTACCTGCGGTTTCAGTCTGAACTCCTTTGACAGGGATCTTGTCATGGCGGGCGGCTGGCTGGCCTATGCGGATAAAAAATATTGA
- a CDS encoding 3-isopropylmalate dehydratase: MGKTITEKIFEAHQRDVPSDNNVVLDIDVVMCHEITTPIAINDLHERGMDRVFDPKKIKVVIDHVTPSKDSKTATQAKILRDWARRQHIKDFFDVGANGVCHALFPEKGFIRPGYTVIMGDSHTCTHGAFGAFAAGIGTTDLEVGILKGVCSFRLPETMKITITGELCKGVSAKDVILKVIKELTVNGATDKVMEFVGPVVDKMSMESRMTLCNMAIEAGATCGVCLPDRVTAEYLWPFIKDEYDSLEAAVADFRKWHSDTDAGYVVEKTFDVSALVPQVTYGFKPDEVKDVTEMAGTRIDQVYMGSCTNGRIEDLRAGAAILKGRTIAPTVRAILSPATPKVYNQAMEEGLIKIFMDAGFCVTNPTCGACLGMSNGVLAAGEVCASTTNRNFNGRMGKGGMVHLMSPVSAAAAAVKGEIVDPREFI; encoded by the coding sequence ATGGGTAAAACCATAACGGAAAAGATTTTTGAGGCGCATCAGCGTGATGTTCCCTCTGATAATAATGTTGTACTCGATATTGATGTGGTCATGTGCCATGAAATCACCACGCCCATTGCCATAAATGACCTGCATGAGCGGGGGATGGACCGGGTTTTTGACCCGAAAAAGATCAAGGTGGTCATCGATCACGTCACCCCGTCCAAGGATTCGAAGACAGCCACCCAGGCAAAAATTCTGCGCGACTGGGCCAGACGGCAGCATATCAAGGATTTCTTCGATGTCGGGGCCAATGGCGTCTGCCATGCCCTGTTCCCGGAGAAGGGATTTATCCGGCCCGGCTACACGGTCATCATGGGCGATTCCCATACCTGTACCCACGGAGCCTTTGGCGCTTTTGCCGCGGGTATCGGCACCACGGATCTCGAGGTGGGAATACTCAAAGGTGTTTGCTCCTTCCGCCTGCCGGAAACCATGAAGATCACCATTACCGGCGAGCTGTGCAAGGGGGTCTCTGCCAAGGATGTTATCCTGAAGGTCATTAAGGAACTGACGGTGAACGGCGCCACCGACAAGGTGATGGAGTTTGTCGGACCGGTGGTGGACAAGATGAGCATGGAATCACGCATGACCCTGTGCAACATGGCCATCGAGGCGGGTGCCACCTGCGGCGTCTGCCTGCCGGACCGGGTCACCGCCGAATATCTCTGGCCGTTTATCAAGGATGAATATGATTCCCTTGAGGCCGCCGTGGCGGATTTCCGCAAATGGCATTCCGATACGGATGCCGGATATGTTGTGGAAAAGACATTTGACGTTTCCGCCCTGGTGCCCCAGGTGACATACGGCTTTAAGCCGGATGAAGTGAAGGATGTCACTGAAATGGCGGGCACCCGGATTGATCAGGTCTACATGGGTTCCTGCACCAACGGCCGCATCGAAGATCTGCGGGCCGGGGCGGCGATACTCAAGGGCCGGACGATAGCCCCCACGGTGCGCGCCATCCTTTCGCCGGCCACGCCGAAGGTTTACAATCAGGCCATGGAAGAAGGCCTGATAAAAATTTTTATGGATGCCGGCTTCTGCGTGACCAACCCCACCTGCGGCGCCTGTCTCGGTATGAGTAACGGTGTTCTGGCGGCAGGCGAGGTGTGTGCTTCCACCACCAACCGCAATTTTAACGGACGGATGGGCAAAGGCGGCATGGTGCACTTGATGAGCCCGGTTTCCGCCGCCGCCGCTGCGGTGAAAGGCGAGATTGTTGATCCACGCGAATTTATCTGA
- a CDS encoding ABC transporter substrate-binding protein translates to MLVLIAAAFLGGGTAIAAHGVSIDGKLKYPPGFSRFDYASPSAVKGGDLVLHSLGSFDKMNPYTLKGTAPDGLAELVFETLAATSLDEPFAEYGLIAEDIQLAEDRMSVTYTLNPKARFSDGTQVTADDVKFSLDTLKSRDAHPFYASYYHDISKAEILGPHQVRLHFARPNREIHMIASQLPVLSKAFYEKHPFNAPNMTIPVGSGPYVVSDFKQGKSITYKRNPDYWGNDLPCRRGMFNFDTVTFKFFKDQIVAVEAFKAGEFDFMHVNIAKQWARDLQGSRFDQGEIVKELFPHKNNQGMQAFVFNIRKPLFADLRVRRAIGLAFDFDRTNKTLFFGQYTQTSSYFSNSELAATGLPEGLELEMLQPFKGKIPDEVFTTPLTPVATGSPQALRDNLRRAKQLLAEAGWTIKDGKLVNGQNEPFTFEILLVSPSFERVMADFTKNLQTLGINASYRTIDPALYVRRMQKFDFDMTVEVFGQSQSPGNEQRDLWTSEAADKEGSRNAIGIKNPVVDQLVDRIIYATTQEELTAACKALDRVLWYNYYVVPNWYLATYRLAYWNKFSRPDTLPLYYAPLQLLMTWWKSN, encoded by the coding sequence GTGCTCGTGCTGATCGCCGCCGCTTTCCTTGGCGGCGGCACGGCCATTGCCGCCCACGGGGTGAGCATTGACGGCAAACTGAAATATCCGCCCGGCTTTTCCCGTTTTGATTACGCCTCACCGAGCGCGGTCAAGGGAGGGGATCTTGTCCTGCACTCCCTCGGCAGCTTTGACAAAATGAACCCTTACACCCTGAAGGGAACGGCTCCCGACGGCCTTGCCGAACTCGTTTTCGAAACCCTGGCCGCGACGAGCCTGGACGAACCGTTCGCCGAGTACGGCTTGATCGCCGAGGATATCCAACTTGCCGAAGACCGCATGTCGGTCACCTACACCCTGAATCCAAAGGCACGTTTTTCCGACGGCACCCAGGTCACCGCGGATGATGTGAAATTTTCCCTGGACACCCTGAAAAGCCGGGATGCCCACCCCTTTTACGCCTCGTATTATCATGACATCAGCAAAGCCGAGATTCTTGGTCCGCATCAGGTCCGTTTGCACTTTGCCCGGCCGAACCGGGAAATCCACATGATCGCCAGCCAGCTGCCCGTGCTGTCAAAGGCCTTCTACGAAAAGCATCCCTTCAACGCCCCGAACATGACCATCCCGGTGGGCAGCGGTCCCTATGTCGTCAGTGACTTCAAGCAGGGAAAATCCATCACATACAAACGCAATCCGGATTATTGGGGTAATGATCTGCCCTGCAGACGCGGCATGTTCAATTTCGACACCGTCACCTTCAAATTCTTCAAGGATCAGATTGTCGCGGTGGAGGCCTTCAAGGCCGGGGAATTTGATTTCATGCACGTCAATATCGCCAAGCAGTGGGCCCGGGATCTGCAGGGCAGCCGCTTCGACCAGGGTGAAATCGTCAAGGAACTTTTCCCCCACAAAAACAACCAGGGCATGCAGGCCTTTGTTTTCAACATCCGCAAGCCGCTTTTCGCCGACCTCAGGGTCCGCCGGGCCATCGGACTTGCCTTTGATTTCGATCGCACCAACAAGACACTTTTTTTCGGCCAGTACACCCAGACAAGCAGCTACTTCAGCAACTCGGAGCTTGCCGCAACCGGCCTGCCCGAAGGGCTTGAACTGGAAATGCTGCAGCCGTTCAAGGGCAAGATCCCCGACGAGGTGTTTACCACCCCCCTGACGCCGGTGGCAACCGGTTCGCCCCAGGCACTGCGGGACAATCTGCGCCGGGCGAAACAATTGCTGGCCGAAGCCGGCTGGACCATCAAAGACGGCAAACTGGTGAATGGGCAAAACGAACCGTTCACCTTTGAAATCCTGCTCGTTTCCCCCTCATTTGAGCGGGTCATGGCCGATTTCACCAAAAACCTGCAAACTCTCGGCATCAATGCATCCTACCGCACCATTGACCCGGCGCTTTATGTCCGGCGCATGCAGAAGTTTGATTTCGACATGACGGTGGAGGTCTTCGGCCAATCGCAATCGCCGGGCAACGAGCAACGGGATCTCTGGACATCGGAGGCGGCCGACAAGGAAGGCTCCCGCAACGCCATCGGCATCAAGAATCCGGTGGTGGATCAGCTGGTTGACCGCATCATCTACGCCACGACCCAGGAAGAACTGACCGCCGCCTGCAAGGCCCTTGACCGGGTACTCTGGTATAATTATTATGTCGTGCCGAACTGGTATCTCGCCACCTATCGGCTGGCCTACTGGAACAAATTTTCCCGGCCGGACACCTTGCCGCTTTATTATGCCCCGCTCCAGTTGTTGATGACATGGTGGAAAAGCAATTGA
- a CDS encoding four helix bundle protein — protein MTRDNVIQEKSYAFALRIIKLYKHLTVEKSETILARQVLKSGTSIGANVEEALQAESRPDFIHKLSIANKEAHETRYWLMLLRDSEILTDDDATNSIIEQCIELIKLLASIINTSKNRNQTSVP, from the coding sequence ATGACACGAGACAATGTCATTCAGGAAAAAAGTTATGCCTTTGCTCTCAGGATTATCAAGCTTTATAAACACCTGACAGTCGAAAAATCCGAAACGATTCTCGCGAGACAGGTTTTAAAAAGCGGCACAAGCATTGGGGCAAATGTTGAGGAAGCCCTCCAGGCGGAAAGCAGACCAGACTTTATCCACAAATTATCCATTGCCAACAAAGAAGCCCATGAAACAAGATACTGGCTCATGCTGTTGCGAGACAGCGAAATTTTGACAGATGATGACGCGACAAATTCAATTATCGAGCAATGCATTGAGCTAATCAAATTATTAGCGTCAATTATCAATACCTCCAAAAACAGGAACCAAACCTCAGTTCCTTAA
- a CDS encoding microcin ABC transporter permease (with YejAEF is involved in resistance to microcin C) codes for MFSYIFRRILLMIPTLFGIMLITFTVTQFVPGGPVEKMIADLQRSSQRGEVSGGAANLYQASQGLDAERLEEIKSLYGFDKPPVERFLTMMGNYLVFDFGNSYYHHRSVVDLVVSKLPVSMSLGLWSFVIVYGICIPLGIKKAVRDGSRFDVFSSSIILVGYAIPGFVLAILLIVLFGGGSFWNIFPLRGLVSDNWAEMSLMGKILDYLWHMVLPIISSAVGSLAVMTLLTKNSFLEEIRKQYVLTARAKGLSENRVLYHHVFRNAIIPIITGFPGSFIAAFFTGSLLIETIFSLDGMGLLAYESILNRDYPVVLGTLYFFTIIGLFSRLLSDLSYVVVDPRITFDSVQ; via the coding sequence ATGTTTTCATACATTTTCCGCCGCATACTGCTCATGATCCCGACCCTGTTCGGCATCATGCTCATCACCTTCACCGTTACCCAGTTCGTTCCGGGCGGCCCGGTGGAAAAGATGATCGCCGATCTGCAGCGCTCGTCCCAGCGAGGAGAGGTGAGCGGAGGGGCGGCAAACCTCTACCAGGCAAGCCAGGGACTGGACGCGGAAAGGCTGGAAGAAATCAAGTCTCTGTACGGTTTTGACAAGCCTCCGGTGGAGCGATTTCTCACCATGATGGGCAACTATCTGGTCTTTGATTTCGGCAACTCCTACTATCATCACCGGAGCGTGGTCGACCTCGTCGTCTCCAAACTGCCGGTTTCCATGTCGCTCGGCCTCTGGTCGTTTGTCATCGTCTACGGCATCTGCATCCCGCTCGGCATCAAAAAAGCGGTGCGCGACGGATCACGCTTTGATGTCTTTTCCAGTTCAATCATTCTGGTCGGCTACGCCATTCCGGGATTCGTGCTCGCCATTCTGCTCATCGTCCTTTTCGGCGGCGGCAGCTTCTGGAACATCTTCCCCCTGCGGGGACTGGTATCGGACAACTGGGCGGAAATGAGCCTGATGGGCAAAATTCTCGACTATCTCTGGCACATGGTCCTGCCCATCATCTCAAGCGCCGTGGGCAGCCTGGCCGTCATGACCCTGCTCACCAAAAACAGCTTTCTGGAAGAAATCCGCAAGCAATACGTGCTGACCGCCCGCGCCAAGGGCTTAAGCGAAAACAGGGTGCTGTATCACCATGTTTTCCGCAATGCCATCATCCCGATCATCACCGGCTTTCCCGGCTCGTTCATTGCCGCCTTTTTCACCGGCAGTCTGCTGATTGAAACAATTTTTTCCCTTGACGGCATGGGGCTCCTGGCCTACGAATCGATCCTGAACCGCGATTACCCGGTGGTGCTCGGCACCCTCTACTTCTTCACCATTATCGGATTGTTTTCCCGGCTTCTGTCGGATCTCAGCTATGTGGTGGTCGATCCCCGCATCACCTTTGACAGCGTTCAGTAA
- a CDS encoding peptide ABC transporter permease: protein MTMKKMKRNSLLKRRWRKFTANGRGFYSLIIFAVLFIFSLGAELISNDKPLLVIYEGDFYYPLLQTYPETTFGGDFATETDYRDPYILEKITTGGNRVFFPLNPHSYSSINPNLDVPVPSPPTRENLLGTDDRGRDVLARLLYGFRLSILFGLALTLVGTLTGILAGAIQGYFGGRTDLFFQRFIEIWSSMPELYLLIIFSSIFKPSLLLLLVLLSMFGWMGLSDYVRAEFLKSRNLDYVTAAKAMGVGDATIMFRHLLPNGMTPVITFLPFRMSGAILALTSLDFLGLGVPPPTPSLGELLAQGKANIDAWWLSLSTFIVLVGTLILLIFIGEALRETFDPRKV, encoded by the coding sequence ATGACAATGAAAAAAATGAAAAGAAACAGCCTGCTGAAACGGCGCTGGCGCAAATTCACCGCCAACGGGAGAGGGTTCTACAGCCTCATCATCTTTGCCGTTCTTTTCATCTTCAGCCTGGGAGCGGAGCTTATCAGCAACGACAAACCATTGCTGGTCATTTATGAGGGGGACTTTTATTATCCCTTGCTGCAAACCTACCCGGAAACAACTTTCGGCGGCGATTTCGCCACCGAAACGGACTACCGGGATCCTTATATTCTCGAAAAGATAACCACCGGCGGCAACCGGGTTTTCTTCCCGCTCAATCCCCACAGCTATTCTTCCATCAATCCCAACCTCGATGTGCCGGTCCCCTCCCCGCCGACCAGGGAAAACCTGCTCGGCACCGATGACCGGGGTCGCGATGTTCTGGCCCGCCTGCTCTACGGCTTCAGACTTTCCATTCTGTTCGGCCTGGCACTTACCCTGGTGGGAACCCTGACCGGCATCCTGGCCGGAGCGATTCAGGGCTATTTCGGCGGCAGAACCGATCTTTTTTTCCAGCGGTTCATTGAAATCTGGAGCTCCATGCCGGAACTGTATCTGCTCATCATTTTTTCCTCTATTTTCAAACCAAGCCTGCTGCTGCTGCTTGTTCTGCTATCCATGTTCGGCTGGATGGGCCTGTCCGATTACGTGCGGGCGGAATTTCTCAAAAGCCGCAACCTCGATTACGTCACGGCGGCCAAGGCCATGGGGGTTGGCGACGCCACCATCATGTTCCGCCATCTGCTGCCGAACGGCATGACCCCGGTCATCACCTTTCTCCCCTTTCGCATGTCAGGCGCCATTCTCGCCTTGACCAGTCTTGATTTTCTCGGTCTCGGCGTGCCGCCGCCCACCCCGAGTCTCGGTGAACTGCTGGCCCAGGGCAAGGCCAACATCGATGCCTGGTGGCTGTCGCTCAGCACCTTCATCGTCCTGGTCGGCACCCTGATCCTGCTTATTTTTATCGGGGAAGCATTGCGTGAAACCTTTGACCCCCGCAAGGTGTGA
- a CDS encoding microcin ABC transporter ATP-binding protein (with YejAEF is involved in resistance to microcin C), with amino-acid sequence MNGTLLDIQHLNGGFHTADGHEDVLRDVSLSIAPGKTAALVGESGSGKSVTALSILQLLEREAFSCSGRILFEGRNLLGLPEEKLRTIRGNDIAMIFQEPMTSLNPVYTIGDQLMEPLTIHQNLSVEEARQKAVQLLGKTGIPDPEKRMESFPHQLSGGQRQRVMIAMALACRPKLLIADEPTTALDVTIQAQILALLQNLQKEMGMAILLITHDLHMVNKVADYVYIMHEGHIVEHGPTNAIFSSPRDPYTQKLLSSVPKGDPLFRENAPPLLTITNLCCSFSIKKGFFRRTVGEIKAVDNVSLIIRKGSTFAVVGESGSGKTTLGLAILRLVHGTGTILFQGDDILRKKSGEMQTLRSRLQIVFQDPFSSLSPRFTVFQIIEEGLKVHKIGGTKEKRREIVESVLHEVGLTAEIADRYPHEFSGGQRQRIAIARAIALKPTFIVLDEPTSALDMTIQAQIIDLLRELQKKYAITYLFISHDLRVVKALAEEVAVMKDGKIVESGPSARIFADPAHPYTQKLFGAAFDLKA; translated from the coding sequence ATGAACGGCACACTGCTCGACATACAACATCTCAATGGCGGATTTCATACCGCGGACGGACATGAAGATGTCCTGCGTGATGTGTCCCTGTCAATTGCGCCGGGAAAAACCGCGGCGCTCGTCGGCGAGTCCGGCTCCGGAAAATCGGTAACCGCGCTTTCCATCCTCCAGCTTCTTGAACGGGAGGCCTTCAGCTGCAGCGGCCGCATACTCTTCGAGGGGCGGAATCTGCTCGGACTGCCGGAGGAAAAACTGCGGACAATACGCGGCAATGACATTGCCATGATCTTCCAGGAGCCCATGACCTCGCTCAATCCGGTCTACACCATCGGCGATCAGCTTATGGAACCGCTCACCATCCATCAGAACCTCTCGGTTGAGGAGGCGCGGCAAAAAGCGGTGCAGCTGCTCGGTAAAACCGGCATTCCCGACCCGGAAAAAAGGATGGAGAGCTTCCCGCACCAGCTTTCCGGCGGTCAACGCCAGCGGGTGATGATCGCCATGGCCCTGGCCTGCCGTCCCAAACTGCTTATTGCCGACGAACCGACCACGGCCCTTGACGTGACCATTCAGGCCCAGATTCTCGCCCTGCTGCAAAATTTACAAAAGGAAATGGGCATGGCCATCCTGCTCATCACTCACGATCTGCACATGGTGAACAAGGTGGCGGATTATGTTTATATCATGCATGAAGGCCACATTGTTGAACATGGACCCACCAACGCAATCTTCTCCTCGCCGCGCGATCCCTATACCCAAAAGCTGCTGAGCAGCGTGCCGAAGGGCGATCCTCTTTTCCGGGAAAATGCCCCGCCGCTCCTGACAATCACCAATCTCTGCTGCAGCTTCTCCATCAAAAAAGGTTTTTTCAGACGCACGGTCGGCGAAATCAAGGCGGTTGACAATGTCAGTCTCATCATCCGCAAGGGATCGACGTTTGCCGTGGTCGGCGAGTCCGGTTCCGGCAAGACCACCCTTGGTCTCGCCATTCTCAGGCTGGTCCACGGCACGGGAACGATTCTCTTCCAGGGTGACGATATTCTCCGAAAAAAAAGCGGAGAAATGCAGACCTTGCGCAGCCGGCTGCAGATCGTTTTCCAGGACCCCTTTTCTTCCCTTTCCCCGCGTTTCACCGTTTTTCAGATCATTGAAGAGGGACTGAAGGTGCACAAGATCGGCGGCACGAAAGAAAAAAGGCGGGAAATCGTTGAATCCGTGCTGCACGAAGTCGGTCTGACCGCCGAAATAGCCGACCGCTACCCCCACGAATTTTCCGGCGGACAACGCCAGAGAATCGCCATTGCCCGCGCCATTGCCCTGAAGCCGACGTTCATTGTGCTTGACGAGCCAACCAGCGCGCTTGATATGACCATCCAGGCGCAGATCATCGATCTGCTCCGTGAATTACAGAAAAAATACGCCATCACCTATCTCTTTATCTCCCATGACCTGCGGGTGGTCAAGGCCCTGGCCGAGGAGGTGGCGGTGATGAAGGACGGCAAGATTGTCGAAAGCGGCCCCTCAGCCCGCATCTTCGCCGATCCGGCCCATCCGTATACGCAAAAACTGTTCGGCGCGGCTTTTGACCTCAAGGCCTAA